One window of the Labilibaculum sp. genome contains the following:
- the istA gene encoding IS21 family transposase, whose translation MAGKPKPMSQIKQLLRLHQQGSPKKTIARDLGVSKNTVKAYLDKLSRLKTDVDSLLLLDDPVLEARFHPGNPAYKDERFEHFKGKLNYFTRELKRTGVTRKLLWEEYRLEYAQGYSHTQFCHHLSQHLIASKPSMVLQHQAGEKLFIDFAGKKLNYVDVQTGEVIHCQVFVACLPYSDYSFAMAVKSQSVGDFLYALGCSLEYFGGVPQVLVPDNLKAAIVKASRYEPDVNRAMEDFANHYGTTVIPTRARKPKDKALVENQVRLIYTRIYAKIRNLQFFSLKDLNQAIGQKNREHNQTRMQQKPYCREERFLADEKHLLSSLPEQPFELKYYRTLKAAKNNHVYLSEDKHYYSVPFAYIGVKVKVIYTRAMVYIYAKGKQVAVHIQSYGKGTYSTDREHLCSAHNHYLDRSPGYYLRKAQTGCPELHELISMVFKQNKHPEQLYRTCDGLLNLHRKTNPENFRKACKVALKYEICSYRFLLNVINNKTSDMIDQINKPALPEHRNIRGKAYYSQSTLKLNSYDAN comes from the coding sequence ATGGCTGGAAAACCAAAACCTATGAGTCAGATCAAACAATTACTGCGCTTGCATCAGCAAGGAAGCCCAAAGAAAACCATAGCCAGGGATCTGGGTGTAAGCAAGAATACCGTGAAGGCGTACCTGGATAAACTATCCCGATTGAAAACGGATGTTGACAGCCTGTTGTTGCTGGATGATCCCGTATTGGAAGCCAGGTTTCATCCCGGTAATCCAGCCTATAAGGATGAACGCTTTGAGCATTTTAAGGGAAAACTGAATTACTTTACCCGTGAACTGAAACGTACCGGGGTTACCAGAAAGCTATTGTGGGAAGAGTACCGTCTGGAGTATGCCCAAGGCTACAGCCATACTCAGTTCTGCCATCACCTGTCACAACATTTGATTGCTTCCAAACCATCAATGGTGCTGCAGCACCAGGCGGGCGAGAAGCTTTTTATCGACTTTGCCGGAAAGAAACTGAACTACGTGGATGTGCAGACCGGAGAGGTGATCCACTGCCAGGTCTTTGTGGCCTGCTTGCCTTATTCAGACTATAGTTTTGCCATGGCCGTAAAGAGTCAAAGTGTTGGTGATTTTTTATACGCTCTGGGATGTAGTCTGGAATACTTTGGAGGAGTCCCTCAGGTACTGGTACCGGATAACCTGAAGGCGGCCATCGTAAAAGCCAGCAGGTATGAACCCGATGTTAACCGGGCAATGGAGGATTTTGCCAACCATTACGGCACCACTGTGATTCCTACACGGGCACGCAAACCAAAGGACAAGGCACTTGTTGAGAACCAGGTTCGGCTGATCTACACAAGGATTTATGCAAAAATACGGAACCTGCAGTTTTTTAGTCTGAAAGACCTGAATCAGGCCATCGGCCAGAAGAACCGCGAACACAACCAGACCCGTATGCAGCAGAAGCCTTACTGCCGTGAAGAGCGTTTTCTCGCCGATGAGAAGCATCTGCTCAGCAGCTTACCGGAACAGCCTTTCGAGCTAAAATACTACCGGACACTTAAGGCAGCCAAGAATAATCACGTCTACCTGAGTGAAGACAAACACTACTATAGTGTGCCATTCGCCTACATTGGAGTGAAGGTAAAGGTCATTTACACCCGCGCCATGGTTTACATTTATGCCAAAGGCAAACAGGTGGCTGTGCACATACAAAGCTACGGTAAGGGAACCTACAGTACCGACCGGGAACACTTGTGTTCCGCCCACAACCATTACCTGGACCGAAGTCCCGGGTACTATCTTCGAAAAGCTCAGACAGGCTGTCCTGAACTCCATGAGTTAATCAGTATGGTCTTTAAGCAGAATAAGCATCCCGAACAGCTGTACCGGACCTGTGACGGACTCTTGAACCTGCATAGAAAAACCAATCCGGAAAACTTCAGGAAAGCCTGTAAGGTGGCCTTGAAATACGAGATCTGTTCGTACAGGTTCTTGCTTAATGTGATCAATAACAAAACCTCAGACATGATAGATCAGATAAATAAACCGGCTTTACCCGAGCACCGGAATATCCGCGGAAAAGCCTATTACTCACAATCCACACTTAAATTGAATAGCTATGATGCAAATTGA
- a CDS encoding glycosyltransferase — protein MKKGEKKIVFLLTNRKHSGVLKRVESFIESGYDVEIYGFDRGFGKEVASLKDIPIVDLGLVENGKSYWGKLLNAHHIFKNIFRKNSSSTIYYVFSFDFALICLISRKKYIYEIRDLVYGYFSSSIIVNIFKNIDKILIKLSLLTVVLSEGFVEFLYGKKRRENVIVQPNKIHFSFKGKARPVLEFETKNEIVFGFIGALRFPNTIMRFARIIGERFPNHKFLFFGDGIPEYKKMVEELVEKYQNIHFYGSFKNPDDLSSIYSKVDVSLSCYDSDFVNVQYAEPNKLYESIYFYTPIIVSTKTFLGDKVNKLNVGFVIDATLDDEIIKYVNNLSFEEINKIKNNMSTFDAVNLIDDRANVIISRVNQFYNNEK, from the coding sequence ATGAAAAAAGGAGAAAAAAAGATCGTTTTCTTATTAACCAATAGGAAGCATTCTGGAGTTTTAAAAAGAGTTGAAAGCTTTATTGAAAGTGGTTATGATGTAGAAATATATGGTTTTGATAGAGGTTTTGGTAAAGAAGTTGCTTCATTAAAAGATATTCCAATAGTAGATTTAGGCTTGGTTGAGAATGGTAAATCATATTGGGGGAAATTATTAAATGCACACCATATTTTCAAGAATATTTTCAGAAAGAATTCTTCGTCTACTATTTATTATGTTTTTTCTTTCGATTTTGCTCTCATTTGTTTAATAAGTAGGAAAAAATATATATATGAAATAAGAGACTTGGTATATGGATATTTCTCTTCTAGTATCATTGTCAATATTTTTAAGAATATTGATAAAATACTTATAAAGCTTTCTTTGCTGACTGTTGTGTTATCTGAGGGGTTTGTTGAGTTTTTATATGGAAAAAAACGAAGAGAAAATGTAATCGTGCAGCCCAATAAAATTCATTTTTCATTCAAAGGGAAGGCAAGACCTGTGTTAGAGTTTGAAACGAAAAATGAAATCGTCTTTGGTTTTATTGGAGCTCTTCGATTCCCAAATACAATTATGCGTTTTGCGAGAATTATTGGTGAAAGATTTCCAAATCATAAATTTTTATTCTTTGGAGATGGAATTCCAGAGTATAAGAAGATGGTTGAAGAATTAGTGGAGAAATATCAAAATATCCATTTCTATGGGAGTTTTAAAAACCCAGATGATTTATCTTCTATTTATAGTAAAGTAGATGTGTCTTTATCCTGCTATGACAGTGATTTTGTCAATGTTCAATATGCGGAACCAAATAAATTGTATGAGTCTATTTATTTTTATACCCCTATAATTGTAAGTACGAAAACCTTCCTAGGAGATAAGGTTAATAAATTAAATGTGGGTTTTGTGATTGATGCTACTTTGGATGATGAAATTATTAAATATGTAAATAATTTGAGCTTTGAAGAGATTAATAAAATCAAAAATAACATGAGTACTTTTGATGCTGTTAATTTGATTGATGACAGAGCTAATGTGATTATTAGTCGTGTTAACCAATTCTATAATAATGAAAAATAA
- a CDS encoding polysaccharide deacetylase family protein, which produces MKKDIILTFDYELFLGKDSGSLKGCIGDVTDDILNVFKKHGGVGIFFVDSSYLVHLKKNCIEEHNAYSDLIRNIVKGGHDIGLHIHPHWLDATKKENGHWDLSDYSRYRLHSLTPNELQDYFKECLDNLQNIVASVRDNYKITTFRAGGWSITPFNDLRDTFLDSDIDMDFSVLPGDFLDQKPINYYDFRQANTKKWYWQFDTTPCVEEQNGRFYEIPVTRYRINPILFLVNKYLHSKSVNNNMSGVSASYTSFYGKMRKLMRSVKYASLDDIALKLNRIMVRKMKMKSVLCFVAHPKSFSSSTIQLLDQLLKRHKSLSVEMIREKIKETENK; this is translated from the coding sequence ATGAAAAAGGACATTATATTAACTTTTGATTATGAATTGTTTTTAGGTAAAGACAGTGGATCATTAAAAGGATGTATTGGTGATGTGACAGACGACATCTTAAATGTATTTAAAAAACATGGAGGTGTTGGGATTTTTTTTGTAGATAGTTCTTACTTAGTTCATTTAAAAAAGAATTGTATTGAAGAACATAATGCTTATTCTGATTTAATAAGAAATATAGTAAAAGGAGGTCATGATATTGGCTTACATATACACCCACATTGGCTCGACGCAACAAAAAAAGAAAATGGGCATTGGGATTTGTCTGATTATTCAAGATATCGATTACACAGTTTAACCCCCAATGAATTGCAAGATTATTTTAAAGAGTGTTTAGATAATCTTCAAAATATTGTAGCCTCTGTTCGAGATAATTATAAAATTACCACATTTAGAGCCGGTGGATGGAGCATAACGCCTTTTAATGATTTGAGAGATACTTTTTTAGATAGTGATATTGATATGGATTTTAGTGTTCTACCTGGAGATTTTCTAGATCAAAAACCAATTAATTATTATGACTTTAGACAAGCAAACACAAAGAAATGGTATTGGCAATTTGATACTACCCCTTGTGTAGAAGAGCAAAATGGAAGATTTTATGAAATTCCTGTAACTAGATACAGAATAAATCCGATACTATTCTTAGTAAATAAATACTTGCACAGTAAATCCGTAAATAATAATATGAGTGGTGTAAGTGCTTCCTATACTAGCTTTTATGGCAAGATGCGGAAGTTGATGAGATCTGTGAAATATGCCTCCTTAGATGATATTGCTTTGAAATTAAATAGAATAATGGTGAGGAAAATGAAAATGAAGTCGGTATTATGCTTTGTTGCACATCCCAAAAGTTTTTCTTCGAGCACGATACAGTTATTAGACCAATTGTTAAAAAGGCATAAAAGTTTGTCAGTTGAAATGATTCGTGAGAAAATCAAAGAAACAGAAAATAAGTAA
- a CDS encoding sugar transferase, which translates to MKRTFDLLSSSFGLIIFLPVLILVWILIRAKMPDGSAFFKQKRVGRNGKLFTMIKFRSMSAGHSGSSVSVAGEARITPLGVFLRKYKLDELPELWNVLVGDMSLVGPRPDVPGYADKLLGEDRKVLELRPGITGPASLKYSNEEEILAKVDNPQKYNDEVIFPDKVKINLDYYYNHSLMGDLKIILNTVFRTNY; encoded by the coding sequence ATGAAAAGAACATTTGATTTACTATCCTCGTCTTTCGGGCTCATTATTTTCCTTCCAGTTTTAATTCTCGTTTGGATTTTAATTAGAGCAAAAATGCCGGATGGGTCTGCTTTTTTTAAACAAAAAAGAGTCGGGAGAAATGGGAAATTGTTTACTATGATTAAGTTTCGCTCTATGTCTGCGGGACATTCTGGAAGTTCGGTATCGGTAGCTGGAGAAGCAAGAATAACACCTTTAGGAGTCTTTCTTAGAAAGTACAAATTGGATGAATTGCCTGAATTGTGGAATGTACTAGTGGGAGATATGAGTCTGGTAGGGCCTCGGCCTGATGTGCCGGGATATGCAGATAAATTGTTGGGGGAAGATCGGAAAGTATTGGAGTTACGACCTGGGATAACTGGTCCGGCTTCATTAAAATATTCCAATGAGGAAGAAATTTTGGCTAAGGTAGATAATCCACAAAAATACAATGACGAAGTAATTTTTCCGGATAAGGTTAAAATTAATTTGGATTATTATTACAATCACTCTTTGATGGGAGATCTTAAAATTATTTTGAATACTGTATTTAGAACAAATTATTAG
- a CDS encoding ATP-binding protein, which yields MQTDQIKLAKLEGTYLKLMKKIEKTDLLILDDFGLTSFDEQIRNALMDIVEMKYDKSSVIIAAQIPVKCWHETIGEGTIADAILDRLVHSSHRLELTGQSLRKNKLNKSQNN from the coding sequence ATGCAGACAGATCAAATCAAACTGGCAAAACTGGAAGGTACTTACCTGAAATTAATGAAGAAGATCGAAAAAACAGATTTGCTAATACTTGACGATTTTGGCTTAACCAGTTTTGATGAGCAAATCAGAAATGCATTAATGGACATAGTGGAAATGAAATACGATAAATCATCAGTGATTATAGCTGCTCAAATACCCGTAAAATGCTGGCATGAAACAATCGGTGAAGGAACTATTGCTGATGCAATTTTAGATCGGTTGGTTCACTCATCTCATCGGTTAGAACTTACCGGGCAATCATTAAGGAAAAACAAATTAAATAAATCTCAAAATAATTAA
- the istB gene encoding IS21-like element helper ATPase IstB, translated as MMQIETQFKQLRLHGMNRTWMALQETRRHHELSLSEGLEILLQAEQQDREQKRFERLEKNARFRYQASIQELKMEAARGVDKTLITSLATGDYLSRGESVLITGATGCGKSFLASALGHQACVQGFKVAYYNTQKLLQKTKVARFEGTIYKFFEKVAKTDLLILDDFGLTHLEQQQQLDLMEMIEDRHGKASTIIASQLPVASWFDIIGEETIADAILDRLVHTSYRIELKGESLRKKR; from the coding sequence ATGATGCAAATTGAAACCCAATTTAAACAATTACGACTGCATGGAATGAATCGAACCTGGATGGCTCTGCAGGAAACCAGAAGGCACCACGAACTCTCCTTGAGTGAAGGACTTGAAATACTACTTCAGGCCGAACAGCAGGACAGAGAGCAAAAGCGCTTCGAGCGACTGGAAAAGAATGCCCGTTTTCGTTATCAGGCATCTATCCAAGAACTTAAGATGGAGGCTGCCAGAGGAGTAGATAAGACTCTGATTACAAGCTTGGCGACAGGCGATTACCTGTCGCGTGGTGAATCCGTACTAATCACAGGAGCCACTGGTTGCGGAAAAAGCTTTTTAGCTTCGGCACTTGGTCATCAGGCGTGTGTGCAGGGCTTTAAAGTTGCCTACTACAACACGCAAAAGCTGTTGCAGAAAACCAAAGTAGCCCGCTTCGAAGGAACCATATACAAGTTCTTTGAAAAGGTGGCCAAAACGGATCTGCTAATACTCGATGATTTTGGACTCACTCATTTGGAACAACAGCAACAGTTGGATCTGATGGAGATGATCGAAGACCGGCATGGAAAAGCCTCCACTATTATCGCCAGTCAATTGCCCGTGGCCAGCTGGTTCGACATCATTGGAGAGGAAACCATAGCCGATGCAATTCTGGACCGTCTGGTACACACCTCATACCGAATCGAATTAAAAGGAGAAAGTTTAAGAAAAAAACGGTAA
- a CDS encoding glycosyltransferase family 2 protein, giving the protein MKNNKVSIITPSYNSSHFIQATIQSVLKQTYTDWEMIIVDDCSKDKSIELINSLILNDDRIQLIALETNVGAAEARNIALRKAKGRFIAFLDSDDVWYPQKLGVQLDFMIRNNYEFTFSSYDLMSEDGIKLNKVINVPNTINYHQYLRNTIIGCLTVIIDKEKVGYFEMPNIKSSHDMALWLLIMKRGFKAHGINELLASYRLVSNSNTAKKWKAAADVWKVYRKIENLSLIKAVYSFVGYACNALLKRF; this is encoded by the coding sequence ATGAAAAATAACAAAGTATCTATAATAACCCCTTCTTATAATTCAAGTCATTTTATTCAAGCAACTATTCAATCGGTTTTAAAACAAACCTATACGGATTGGGAGATGATTATTGTAGATGATTGTTCAAAGGATAAGTCCATAGAACTTATTAATTCTCTTATTCTTAATGATGATAGAATTCAATTAATTGCATTAGAAACTAACGTTGGTGCTGCTGAAGCTAGAAATATTGCTTTACGTAAAGCAAAGGGACGTTTTATTGCATTTTTAGATAGTGATGATGTGTGGTATCCTCAGAAGTTAGGGGTACAGTTAGATTTCATGATTCGTAATAATTATGAATTTACATTCTCTTCTTATGATTTAATGTCAGAGGATGGTATCAAGTTAAATAAAGTAATTAATGTACCTAATACAATTAATTACCATCAGTATTTGCGAAATACAATAATTGGATGTTTAACTGTCATCATTGATAAAGAAAAAGTTGGTTATTTTGAAATGCCAAATATTAAAAGTAGTCATGATATGGCATTATGGTTGTTAATCATGAAACGAGGTTTTAAGGCACATGGCATTAATGAACTTTTAGCATCCTATCGATTGGTTTCCAACTCCAATACAGCAAAAAAATGGAAGGCGGCAGCTGATGTTTGGAAAGTGTATCGTAAAATTGAGAATTTATCATTAATAAAAGCAGTTTATTCCTTTGTTGGGTATGCCTGCAATGCCTTATTAAAAAGATTTTAA
- a CDS encoding aminotransferase class I/II-fold pyridoxal phosphate-dependent enzyme: MKTKIWLSSPHMGGNEMKYVQEAYDTNWVAPLGPNVNGFEADLQNYTGTKHASALSAGTAAIHLSLILLGVKAGDEVIASSFTFSATVNPISYLGASPILIDSEKDTWNMCPIQLEKAIQDRIEKGKKPKAIVVVYLYGMPAKIEELLAVANKYDIPLIEDAAEALGSKYKGKCMGTFGKFGILSFNGNKIITTSGGGALISDDQELIAKSRFLATQARDNAPHYQHSHIGYNYRMSNIVAGIGRGQMEVLDERVAQRRANFEFYKELFSDIEGVSLQEEPNKDFFSNFWLTSVLIDPKKTNGISREDIRLELEKENIECRPLWKPMHMQPVFAACPYYGNGVSEELFEKGLCLPSGSNMTDEERERIKEAILKLFKK, from the coding sequence ATGAAAACAAAAATATGGCTATCTTCTCCACACATGGGAGGAAACGAAATGAAGTACGTTCAGGAAGCGTATGATACTAACTGGGTGGCCCCTCTTGGTCCTAATGTAAATGGTTTTGAGGCAGACCTTCAGAATTACACCGGAACAAAGCACGCTTCGGCATTGAGTGCTGGTACTGCAGCCATTCATCTTTCTCTAATTCTGTTGGGTGTAAAAGCAGGCGATGAAGTAATTGCTTCCTCTTTTACTTTTTCGGCTACAGTAAATCCGATTAGCTATTTGGGCGCAAGCCCAATTCTAATTGATTCGGAAAAGGATACCTGGAACATGTGTCCAATTCAATTGGAAAAAGCAATACAAGATCGGATTGAAAAGGGGAAAAAGCCCAAGGCGATTGTTGTGGTTTACTTGTATGGCATGCCTGCCAAAATAGAAGAATTGCTGGCAGTGGCAAACAAGTATGATATTCCCTTGATTGAAGATGCTGCCGAAGCTTTGGGGAGTAAGTACAAAGGAAAATGCATGGGTACATTTGGTAAGTTTGGTATTCTGTCCTTTAATGGAAATAAAATTATCACCACCTCTGGAGGAGGAGCTTTAATTTCAGATGATCAGGAATTGATTGCTAAATCAAGATTCCTGGCTACACAGGCAAGGGACAATGCGCCGCACTATCAGCACTCCCATATTGGGTACAACTACCGGATGAGCAATATTGTGGCTGGTATTGGCCGTGGACAAATGGAAGTTTTGGATGAACGGGTAGCTCAACGTCGTGCTAATTTTGAGTTTTACAAAGAACTGTTTTCTGATATCGAAGGGGTAAGTCTTCAGGAAGAGCCCAATAAGGATTTCTTTAGCAACTTTTGGTTGACATCTGTTTTGATTGATCCAAAGAAAACCAATGGCATAAGCAGGGAAGATATTCGTTTGGAATTGGAGAAGGAGAATATTGAGTGTCGTCCATTGTGGAAACCAATGCATATGCAGCCTGTTTTTGCGGCTTGTCCATACTATGGAAATGGGGTTTCAGAAGAATTGTTTGAAAAAGGATTGTGTCTTCCTTCCGGTTCGAATATGACCGATGAAGAACGAGAGAGAATAAAGGAAGCAATATTAAAATTATTCAAAAAATAA